Part of the Pseudarthrobacter sp. NBSH8 genome is shown below.
CACCCCCGAGAAGGGGCTGAAGCTGCTCCCCGCCCTGCAGCGTGCCGCAGCGGCGATCAGCCGCATCGAGGCCGAGTCCGGCTCCGCGGAAGGAACGGTCGACGGCGGCAGCACCACCGAGGGCAGCCCTGCCGGGGCGGAGGAGGAGCTGTGGACCAGCTGACCCGCCTGATGCCCGACGAGATGGTTTCAGTCCGTGAGGTTTTCAATCTCGATTCGGACCTCAAGGTAGCGGCCTTCCGGGAAGCCGACGAGCACGTCCCCGAGGTGGACCCCGCCTACCGTTTCAACCACGACGTCACGCTTGCCATCCTGGCCGCCTTCACCCGGAACCGGCGGATGCTGCTCCAGGGCCTGCACGGAACAGGCAAGTCCACGCACATCGAGCAGGTGGCCGCGCGGCTGAACTGGCCTTGTGTGCGGGTGAACCTGGACGGCCACATCAACCGGCTTGACCTGGTGGGCCGCGACACCGTGGTCCTGAAGGACGGCAAACAGATCACCGAGTTTCAGGAAGGCATCGTCCCCTGGGCCATCCAACGGCCCGTGGCCCTGATCCTGGACGAGTACGACGCCGGCCGGCCGGACGTGATGTTCGTGATCCAGCGGCTCCTGGAACGCGACGGCAAGATGACGCTGCTGGACCAGAACAGGGTCCTTGACCTACACCCCGGGTTCCGGCTCTTTGCCACGGCCAACACCGTGGGACTGGGAAACCTCAACGGCATGTACCACGGCGTCCAGCGGCTCAACCATGCCCAGATCGACCGATGGAACATCGTCGCCGCCCTGAACCATCCCCCGGCGGAGGACGAGATAGGGATCGTGCTGGCGCGGGTCCCCGAGCTGGACGACGCAGCCGGCCGGAAACTGGTGGCGTCCATGGTGGCCGTGGCCAAGCTGACGAGGGACGGTTTCCGGGTAGGCGATCTGTCCACCCTGATGTCCCCGCGCACCGTCATCACCTGGGCTGAGAACATCGGGATCTTCGGCGATGCCGGCAAGGCCTTCCAGCTGTCCTTTGTCAACAAATGCGATGAGGCCGAGCAGCCGCTCATTGCCGAGTACTTCCAGCGCTGCTTCGACCGCGAGCTGGAAGCACCGCGGACGTCCGTATACCTGCCCGCCGAACCGCACCCCGCTGCCGCCTTCGCCGTCGCGGCCGGATAGGCCAAACCATGGCCTCCCTTGCGGAACAGACGGAGCAGGCGGAGACGGAACGGGCGGAGGCCTCCTCCCGACAGCTCGCAGCCGCCTCGCTACGCCGCCGGAAGCAGACCCTTGAGCTGTGCGCCGCGGCGATGCGTGCGCTCAGCGGGCAGGGCCGCCTGCACTTCCGTGGCCCTGCACTGTACCGGGAGAGCGCCCCGGTGCCCATGCCGGCGCCCCATCTCCACCCGGGCACGGACAGCACAGACCTGGACGCATTCCGTGGCGCGGCAGACGGCATGGCGCTGCGCCTGCAGCACAGCGACGCCGCCCTGCACGGGAGCCTCTGCCCGGTAACGCCTGCACGCATGCTGGTGTTCGAGATGCTCGAACAGTTCCGCACCGAATCGCTGGTTGACGCTGCAATGCCGGGGGTCCGGGCCAACCTGAACCGCCGCTTCCAGCAATGGTCCCGGGAGTTCGAGGCGTCCATCCTGGCGGACACGGACCTGGGAATTATCCTCTTCACTGTCGCCCAGGTCTGCCGGGCGAGGATCACCGCGGAGCCGATGTCCCCGGACTTCGAGGCCCGGATCGAATCGACCCGGGCCGAGCTTGCCCCGCACCTCGGCACCCATCTGGCGGCCCTGCGGAGGGAACGGTTCTCCCAGCCGGGCTTCGCCCGCCATGCCCTCTCCATCGCGGAGACCATCGCCGCCATCAGCGAGGTCCTGGAAGCCCGGGAAGCGCGGCCCTCCCGTTCCGGCGGCAGGGCGCCGCAGTTCCAGCTGCTCTTCGACCAGGACAGCAACGACGACGCCGTCCCCACCGCCGGGTATGGGGGCAGCGATGCGCTGGACTCCGGAGAAGGCGGCTACCGGCGCTTCACCACGGCCTATGACCGCGAGTTCCAGGCCACGGATCTGGTCCGCGCCGAGCTGCTGTGCGGCTACCGGCAGCAGCTGGACGACCATATCGCCAGGCAGGGCATCAATGTGCCCCGGCTGGGCCGCGCCCTGGGCGCGGTGCTGTCCACGGCCATCCACGACGGCTGGGACGGCGACGCCCTCGAAGGACGCCTTGACGGCAGCAGGCTCGCCCGGCTGGTCACGGCCTCCGGGGACCGCCGGGTGTTCCGGACCGAACGGACCGAACCGCGGAGCGATGCCACGGTGACGTTCCTGGTGGACTGCTCCGGCTCCATGAAGGAACACAGCGCCGCCGTGGCCGCCCTGGTGGACGTCTACGCGCGCGCCCTGGAACTGGCGGGGGCGCGCTGCGAAGTCCTGGGCTTCACCACGGCGGCCTGGAACGGCGGCCGTGCCGGAAAGGACTGGATCCGTGCCGGCAGGCCCCCGAATCCGGGACGGCTCAACGAGGTACGCCAACTGGTTTTCAAGGATGCCGACACCCCGTGGCGGCGGGCCCGCCCGGCGATTGCCGGGCTGATGAAGAAGGACCTGTTCCGCGAAGGAGCGGACGGCGAGGCCGTGGACTGGGCCTGCGCGCGGCTCAGCGGCAGCTCCGGGAACGGCGGTAGGGGGAGCAACGGCTCCGAAAGGCGGATCCTGCTGGTGGTGTCCGATGGCAGCCCGATGGACGGCGCCACCGCCCTGGCCAACGACGGCCATTACCTGGAACAGCACCTGCGGGACGTCGTGGCGGCGCACGAAGCCGCCGGCACGACGGAAATCTTCGGTCTGGGCGTGGGTCTCGATCTCTCGCCGTACTACCGCAGGAACATCTCGCTGGACCTCTCGCGCGGAAGCAGCGCCGCCGTCGTCGGGCAGGTCCTGGCCATGCTGGCCGGACGCCGCTGACGCCACACCTGCCCGGCGGCAGAGCCGCTCAACGCAAAAGCCCGCCGCGGGGAAGTGCCTCCATTGGCACTCCCCCGCGGCGGGCTTTTCGGACGGGACGGACATCCGGTGTGAAGATCAGGGGCGGGCCGCTACCGGCTGCTTGTCGGGCTCCTCCTCGAGCCCTTCAGCCGAAGGACCCAGCTCAGCCGAAGGATCCATGGACGGATCCGCCGGAAGGTCGGCGGCGTCGTTGCCGGCCTCTTCTCCCGGCTTCCGGCCATAGCGCCTGCGGACCTCGTAGCTGAGGAGGATGATGATCAGCGTGACTCCGCTCATCAGGAACTGGCTCTGGGTGCTGGGCAGCAGGGCCATGGCGGCGATCACGCAGAGCATCAGCGCGATGGTCGCATAGCTGAGCCACGGGAACAACCACATCTTCAGCTTCAGCGCCGCCGGGTCCTCGCGGTCCAGTCTCTTGCGCAGCACCACCTGCGACAGGGCGATCGCCAAGTAGACGAAGAGCGCCACGGCGCCGTAGGAGTTCACCAGGAAGGCGAACACCACGTCGCCCCAGACGTAGACACAGACCACGGAAACATACCCCACGGTGGTGCCCAGCAGGATGGCACGGCGCGGAACGCCGGCTTTGGAGAGCTTGGTGAAGAACTTGGGGGCATCGCCGTTGCGGGTGAGGGCAAACAGCATGCGCGAGGTGGTGTACAGCGCGGAGTTCAGGCAGGAGAGCACCGCGGTGAGGACGATGAAGTTCATGATGGTGGACACCGCCGGGATGCCCATGACGTCCAGCACGGCCGCATAGGGGCTCACACCGACGCTCTCGGCATCCCACCTCTGGATCGCAACCACCACGAAGATCGAGCCGACGTAGAAGGTCACCACCCGGGCCACGATGGAGCGCATGGCCTTCTTGACGGAACGCTCGGGGTCTTCCGACTCGGCGGCCGCAATGGTGATGATTTCCGCCCCGGTATAGAAAGCCACACAGGGAACGACAGCGGCCAGCACGGCTCCCCAGCCCAGCGGTGTGAACCCGCCGTGGTCAAACAGGTTGCCGATGCCCGGGGTCGATTCGGGCCACAGCCCGGTGATCCAGAGAACGCCCAGCCCCAGGAACAGGACGATGGCCACCACCTTGATGGAGCTGAACCAGTACTCGAATTCGCCGAAGGAGCGGGCGGAAACCATGTTCGTTGCGCTCAGTGCAACCATCAGGCCCAGGCTGAGCATCCACAGCGGAACCATGGGGAACCACAGCTGGATGATCCGGCCGCCGGCAATCGCCTCGACGGCCACCACAATCACAAAGAAATACCAGTACATCCAGCCGGTCGCGAAGCCGGCCCGCTGGCCGAGTGCCTGCCGTGCGTAGACGTAGAAAGAGCCCACCACCGGACGCGCTATAGCCATTTCGGCCAGCATCCGCATGAGGAGCAAGGTGATGACGCCTGCGATCGCAAAAGAGACGATGGCCGCAGGGCCGGTACTGCTGATCACAACGCCGCTGCCTACGAACAGCCCGGCACCGATGACGCCCCCAATGGCAATCAGGTTCATATGTCTGTTCTTGAGGCCCTTGCTGAGACCGGAGTTGTCGGCCTGCCGGGGTTCGGCTTGATACACGTTTCCTCCAAGATGCTCTGACGAAACCCGTTGAAGTGCACTTCGGTGCCCGCGCCACGAAGCGCGAAGCCAGGTCCACCGGAGGTATCGGTCCGCACGGCTGCCTGCCGAGTGATCTCGATCACTCCTCCTGGTGTAGCCCCAAACCTACGGAGGTGCCGTGGGGGTGCACAGTGCCAGATCGAAGGGAAAAGAGGGAGCCAGCGGTGAAAATGTGGGTCCGCGAAGTCTCTCATGGCTGCAGTCCGGTCCGAAGATGACCGCACCCGCACCGCCGTACCCGTGGACCGGACCTGGAGCATGGGGACGCGCCTCCGGAATCCTGCCCGCGCGCGCGAAAGCCGGGTTGTGTCAGCGGCCGGTTTAGGCTTTTGCCATGGACTCACCCGAAGTACAACAGGCCATCGCTGCCCTGCGGCACAGACTCGACGGCGGCCGGCGGATTGTTCTGGGCATCACGGGCGCTCCCGGCTCCGGCAAGTCCACATTCGCGGCCCGGCTGCAGCGGGAGTTCGGCCCGGACCTCGCCGTGGTGGTGCCGATGGACGGCTTCCACCTGGGCAACGCAATCATCGACCGCACACCGCTGCGGCAGCGCAAGGGCGCAATGGACACGTTTGACGTCGGCGGCTACCTCTCGCTGTTACGGCGGCTCGTGCGCCGGGATGAGGCAGTGGTGTACGCGCCCGAGTTCCTTCGCACATTGGACGAGCCGGTGGCTGCGTCCATCGCTGTCCAGGCTTCCGTGCCGCTGGTAATCACCGAAGGAAACTATCTGCTGGCAGAGACGCCCGAATGGAAGGAGGTCCGGGCACAGCTGGATGAAGTCTGGTTCGTGGACACCCCGCCCGCGCTGCGGCTGGCCCGGCTGGTGGACCGGCACGTGGAGTTTGGCATGGAACGGACCGCGGCGGAAGCCTGGGCGACGGGCCCGGATGAGGCCAATGCTGTGATGATCGCGGCCACGCGCCAAGGAGCCGACCGGATCATCCCCTGGGGCCAGGACACCGGCCAGGAATACTAAGGCGGGGGTCGGGGTTCTTGGCTGGGAAACGTGTCTGCAAACCACACGAGTCCACGACGAATGGAGAGCGCTCATGACTGCGCCATCGGTACACCTCGGCGACGGCCTTAACGTCAGCCCGCTCGGCTTCGGCGGCATGGCCCTCACCCCGGTCTACGGCGAGGTTGACCTGCACGATGCCCTCAGAACCCTGCATCATGCAGTGGACGCCGGCGTCAGCTTCATCGACACCGCGGACATCTACGGCGGAGGCAGCAACGAGCAACTCATCGCGCAGGTGCTCAAGGAGCGCCGGGGCGAAGTGCAGCTCGCCACCAAGTTTTCCCTGGTGGGCTCACCTGCCGATGGCTACACGGACATCCGGGGAGATGCCGCCTACATCCGGCAGGCCGTCGACGCCAGCCTGAAGCGGCTTGGCACGGACGTGATTGACCTCTACTACATGCACCGCCGTGACCTCCGCGTTCCGATTGTGGAAACCGTGGAGGCCATGGCGGGGCTGGTGCAGCAGGGCAAGGTCAAACACCTTGGCCTGTCAGAGGTGACCGCGCAGGAGCTGGCCGAAGCCCACTCCGTGCACCCCATCGCTGCGGTCCAAAGCGAATGGTCCATCTGGAGCCGCGACGTGGAACGCAACGTAGTTCCAGCCGCGGCCAGCCTGGGCGTGGGCTTTGTGCCGTATTCGCCGCTGGGCCGGGGATTCCTCACCGGCACAGTGGACGCTTCGAGTTTGGGAGCCAACGACTTCCGACGCCGGATCCCGCGCTTCGCCGCCGACGCCGCCGACGCCAACCAGGGAGTGGTTGCCACCATGCGCTCGGTCGCCGCCGAGCTGTCCGCGACGCCCGCCCAGATTGCACTCGCGTGGCTGCTGGAACAGGGTAAACGGCTGGGACTGGCCGTGGTCCCCATCCCCGGCACGCGCAAAACGCACCGGATCGACGAGAACCTGGGCGCCCTGTCCCTGAACCTGACCCGGGCGCAACTGGAGGCGCTGGACCAGGCCGCGGACGCCGTCGTCGGCTCCCGCTCGGCGGACCCCAAGTGGGTGTCCGAGGGCCGTGAATAGACTGAAGCCCATGGACACGCTCATTCACGACCTACGCGACATCACCATCCGCAGCATCTCCGTCAGCGAGATGAACAACAACGTGTATCTGCTGACCGCGAAGGCCAGCGGTGCACAGCTGCTGATCGATGCCGCGGACGATCTTCCGGCCATCCAGGCGATGCTGGCGGACTCGGCCGCGGATACTGCGGCTGAACCCAAGCTGGCACTCATCGCCACCACGCACCAGCACTGGGACCATGTCCGCGCACTGCCGGCATTGGTGGAAGCGACCGGAGCCAGGACAGCGGCCGGAACGGACGATGCCGAGGCGCTGCCGGTGAAGGTGGACGTACTGCTGGGCCACGGCGACGCCGGCAACTTCGAAGGCTTCGACGTGACCTCCGTACATTTGCGCGGCCACACCCCGGGATCCATCGCATTTGTGTACCAGGACCCGGACGGGCCTGCCCACATTTTCAGCGGCGATTCATTGTTTCCGGGC
Proteins encoded:
- a CDS encoding amino acid permease, yielding MYQAEPRQADNSGLSKGLKNRHMNLIAIGGVIGAGLFVGSGVVISSTGPAAIVSFAIAGVITLLLMRMLAEMAIARPVVGSFYVYARQALGQRAGFATGWMYWYFFVIVVAVEAIAGGRIIQLWFPMVPLWMLSLGLMVALSATNMVSARSFGEFEYWFSSIKVVAIVLFLGLGVLWITGLWPESTPGIGNLFDHGGFTPLGWGAVLAAVVPCVAFYTGAEIITIAAAESEDPERSVKKAMRSIVARVVTFYVGSIFVVVAIQRWDAESVGVSPYAAVLDVMGIPAVSTIMNFIVLTAVLSCLNSALYTTSRMLFALTRNGDAPKFFTKLSKAGVPRRAILLGTTVGYVSVVCVYVWGDVVFAFLVNSYGAVALFVYLAIALSQVVLRKRLDREDPAALKLKMWLFPWLSYATIALMLCVIAAMALLPSTQSQFLMSGVTLIIILLSYEVRRRYGRKPGEEAGNDAADLPADPSMDPSAELGPSAEGLEEEPDKQPVAARP
- a CDS encoding MBL fold metallo-hydrolase; this translates as MDTLIHDLRDITIRSISVSEMNNNVYLLTAKASGAQLLIDAADDLPAIQAMLADSAADTAAEPKLALIATTHQHWDHVRALPALVEATGARTAAGTDDAEALPVKVDVLLGHGDAGNFEGFDVTSVHLRGHTPGSIAFVYQDPDGPAHIFSGDSLFPGGVGNTQNDPARFTSLLDDVTARLFEAYPDDTVVHPGHGSPTTLGAERPHLGEWRARGW
- a CDS encoding cobalt chelatase gives rise to the protein MASLAEQTEQAETERAEASSRQLAAASLRRRKQTLELCAAAMRALSGQGRLHFRGPALYRESAPVPMPAPHLHPGTDSTDLDAFRGAADGMALRLQHSDAALHGSLCPVTPARMLVFEMLEQFRTESLVDAAMPGVRANLNRRFQQWSREFEASILADTDLGIILFTVAQVCRARITAEPMSPDFEARIESTRAELAPHLGTHLAALRRERFSQPGFARHALSIAETIAAISEVLEAREARPSRSGGRAPQFQLLFDQDSNDDAVPTAGYGGSDALDSGEGGYRRFTTAYDREFQATDLVRAELLCGYRQQLDDHIARQGINVPRLGRALGAVLSTAIHDGWDGDALEGRLDGSRLARLVTASGDRRVFRTERTEPRSDATVTFLVDCSGSMKEHSAAVAALVDVYARALELAGARCEVLGFTTAAWNGGRAGKDWIRAGRPPNPGRLNEVRQLVFKDADTPWRRARPAIAGLMKKDLFREGADGEAVDWACARLSGSSGNGGRGSNGSERRILLVVSDGSPMDGATALANDGHYLEQHLRDVVAAHEAAGTTEIFGLGVGLDLSPYYRRNISLDLSRGSSAAVVGQVLAMLAGRR
- a CDS encoding AAA family ATPase; its protein translation is MDQLTRLMPDEMVSVREVFNLDSDLKVAAFREADEHVPEVDPAYRFNHDVTLAILAAFTRNRRMLLQGLHGTGKSTHIEQVAARLNWPCVRVNLDGHINRLDLVGRDTVVLKDGKQITEFQEGIVPWAIQRPVALILDEYDAGRPDVMFVIQRLLERDGKMTLLDQNRVLDLHPGFRLFATANTVGLGNLNGMYHGVQRLNHAQIDRWNIVAALNHPPAEDEIGIVLARVPELDDAAGRKLVASMVAVAKLTRDGFRVGDLSTLMSPRTVITWAENIGIFGDAGKAFQLSFVNKCDEAEQPLIAEYFQRCFDRELEAPRTSVYLPAEPHPAAAFAVAAG
- a CDS encoding aldo/keto reductase; this encodes MTAPSVHLGDGLNVSPLGFGGMALTPVYGEVDLHDALRTLHHAVDAGVSFIDTADIYGGGSNEQLIAQVLKERRGEVQLATKFSLVGSPADGYTDIRGDAAYIRQAVDASLKRLGTDVIDLYYMHRRDLRVPIVETVEAMAGLVQQGKVKHLGLSEVTAQELAEAHSVHPIAAVQSEWSIWSRDVERNVVPAAASLGVGFVPYSPLGRGFLTGTVDASSLGANDFRRRIPRFAADAADANQGVVATMRSVAAELSATPAQIALAWLLEQGKRLGLAVVPIPGTRKTHRIDENLGALSLNLTRAQLEALDQAADAVVGSRSADPKWVSEGRE
- a CDS encoding nucleoside/nucleotide kinase family protein, encoding MDSPEVQQAIAALRHRLDGGRRIVLGITGAPGSGKSTFAARLQREFGPDLAVVVPMDGFHLGNAIIDRTPLRQRKGAMDTFDVGGYLSLLRRLVRRDEAVVYAPEFLRTLDEPVAASIAVQASVPLVITEGNYLLAETPEWKEVRAQLDEVWFVDTPPALRLARLVDRHVEFGMERTAAEAWATGPDEANAVMIAATRQGADRIIPWGQDTGQEY